One window of the Parasphingopyxis algicola genome contains the following:
- a CDS encoding VOC family protein: MSGAPGLAAIGPVMQMAYVPGDFDAALCYWTETMGVGPFFLIENIALKDMRYRGEPSDAVFSIALAYWGDVQIELIRAENDAPSIYGGDYGVTDRLHHVCILTDDIADARAICDAQSAEILVEAKVGEDGAVLYADPGAGPGNLVEILQPASGSADLFAMIGAAAADWDGSEPVRRLG; this comes from the coding sequence ATGTCGGGAGCACCGGGACTGGCCGCGATCGGCCCTGTCATGCAAATGGCCTATGTACCCGGCGATTTCGACGCTGCCTTGTGCTATTGGACCGAAACGATGGGCGTCGGCCCCTTCTTCCTCATCGAGAATATTGCGCTGAAGGATATGCGCTATCGCGGCGAACCCAGCGACGCCGTCTTTTCCATCGCGCTCGCTTATTGGGGAGACGTGCAGATTGAACTGATCCGCGCGGAGAACGATGCGCCGTCCATCTATGGCGGCGATTATGGTGTGACCGACCGGTTGCACCATGTCTGCATCCTGACCGACGATATCGCAGACGCGCGGGCGATCTGCGACGCGCAATCGGCCGAAATCCTTGTCGAGGCAAAGGTCGGAGAGGATGGCGCGGTACTCTATGCCGATCCGGGCGCGGGGCCCGGCAATTTGGTGGAGATATTGCAGCCGGCGAGCGGTAGCGCGGACCTGTTCGCGATGATCGGGGCCGCTGCGGCGGACTGGGACGGCAGCGAGCCCGTGAGGCGGCTTGGCTAG
- a CDS encoding AMP-binding protein, which translates to MGWLGSNFGSALKAIARTVEPDRPALVHGDDVISWADFDRITDNIAAGLRETGLKPGDVAGQQLRNSPAYMFAWFGCAKAGVIPVNINYHYKAGELGDIFARFGLKALFVEEEFAQVAAAACDGAPDLTHRIVIGGSAWAKLCDTPAPPDFAPSDDSDGLFYVATGGTTGMPKAVMWPFGEAWQAFQISSWMRALGEPPWIAETLEDHAAEAACHPPPSDAMRSPSLCLSPLMHGAGQFASLIALMRGGTLITIPATGFDSGQVIDTVRDRGAKSMAFVGDAFALPLADALEARADAAEAFASMRMITSSGAIFSAAVKERLLAINPQMIIVDALGSSESAGTAVTITTAAGSTGGGHFSAVPGRETAIFDADFNELPAGSEEYGTLARSGPLPLGYLGEDEKNAETFPVISGKRWLMTGDMARFREDGSIEFKGRDNMCINTGGEKVFPEEVEGALQSHPAVDDVRVVGVPDPRFGRKIAAVVQLRDRPADLEAALDSHVRERLAGYKVPRLYVFTGESLRLNNGKPDYRTAQSLAEAEA; encoded by the coding sequence ATGGGCTGGCTCGGCAGCAATTTCGGTTCCGCTTTGAAAGCGATCGCCCGAACGGTGGAACCCGACCGGCCGGCGCTCGTCCATGGCGACGACGTGATCAGCTGGGCCGATTTCGACCGCATTACCGATAACATAGCCGCCGGGCTGCGCGAGACGGGACTGAAGCCCGGCGATGTCGCCGGTCAGCAGCTGCGCAACAGCCCGGCCTATATGTTCGCCTGGTTCGGCTGTGCGAAAGCCGGCGTCATCCCGGTCAATATCAATTATCATTACAAGGCCGGCGAACTGGGCGATATATTCGCGCGATTCGGCCTGAAAGCGCTGTTCGTCGAAGAGGAGTTCGCGCAGGTCGCGGCCGCGGCGTGCGATGGGGCACCTGACCTGACCCATCGCATCGTGATCGGTGGGTCGGCCTGGGCCAAGCTTTGCGACACGCCCGCGCCGCCGGACTTTGCGCCGAGTGACGATTCCGACGGGCTCTTCTATGTCGCGACGGGCGGGACCACCGGCATGCCCAAGGCGGTGATGTGGCCCTTTGGCGAAGCGTGGCAGGCGTTCCAGATTTCGAGCTGGATGCGCGCACTCGGAGAGCCGCCCTGGATCGCGGAGACGCTGGAGGATCACGCGGCCGAGGCCGCCTGCCATCCGCCGCCGAGCGACGCGATGCGCTCGCCCTCATTGTGCCTCAGCCCGTTAATGCACGGCGCCGGGCAGTTCGCGTCGCTGATCGCGCTCATGCGCGGCGGTACCCTGATCACGATTCCGGCGACCGGTTTCGATTCCGGTCAGGTAATCGACACGGTCCGCGACAGGGGTGCAAAATCCATGGCCTTTGTCGGCGATGCCTTCGCGCTGCCGCTCGCCGATGCGCTCGAAGCCCGCGCCGACGCCGCCGAGGCTTTCGCAAGCATGCGGATGATCACCTCTTCGGGCGCGATATTCTCGGCGGCGGTGAAGGAACGACTGCTCGCCATCAATCCGCAGATGATCATCGTCGACGCGCTGGGATCGAGCGAGAGCGCCGGGACGGCCGTGACCATCACGACGGCGGCCGGATCGACGGGCGGGGGGCATTTCTCGGCCGTTCCGGGCCGCGAGACGGCGATTTTCGATGCGGATTTCAACGAACTCCCGGCCGGTTCGGAGGAATATGGCACGCTCGCGCGGTCGGGGCCGCTTCCGCTCGGCTATCTCGGCGAAGACGAAAAGAATGCCGAGACCTTCCCGGTGATTAGCGGCAAGCGCTGGTTGATGACCGGGGACATGGCGCGGTTCCGCGAAGACGGCAGCATCGAATTCAAGGGCCGCGACAATATGTGCATCAACACGGGCGGCGAAAAAGTGTTTCCCGAAGAGGTGGAAGGCGCGCTGCAATCGCATCCGGCGGTGGACGATGTTCGCGTCGTCGGCGTGCCCGATCCGCGCTTTGGCAGGAAGATTGCGGCGGTCGTGCAGCTGCGTGATAGACCGGCGGACCTCGAAGCGGCGCTCGACTCCCATGTCCGGGAGCGGCTCGCCGGCTACAAGGTCCCGCGTCTCTACGTGTTCACGGGCGAGTCGCTGCGGCTGAACAATGGCAAGCCCGATTACCGGACGGCTCAGTCGCTCGCCGAAGCCGAGGCCTGA
- a CDS encoding helix-turn-helix transcriptional regulator, producing the protein MASNVIELRTPQGKERMAELLEQVTIRSIDDVHDAAVTINRMANERGMRIALCEDISSKEPMIDAEGTIVNADIFGWLADGERWWEDARLALHSPLPRACRYESEPFWCNENGFYGHWRNDYLNEMDLTDFHKRSLCHAAIVIPVHLPFGQISANSFIPFDTELRDLSELFDEYAELFAQVTRRFIAGYVTVMRSTRRIPSDCVLSKREVECLRWAAIGKTDKEISMILSRSHATVRYHVHRAAEKLDSVNRSQTIFKAGQLGYLGASD; encoded by the coding sequence ATGGCGAGCAATGTCATAGAGTTGCGCACCCCGCAGGGGAAAGAGCGCATGGCGGAGCTACTCGAGCAGGTCACGATCCGCTCGATCGACGATGTACATGACGCCGCCGTCACCATCAACCGGATGGCCAATGAACGCGGTATGCGCATTGCGCTCTGCGAGGACATTTCGTCCAAAGAGCCGATGATCGACGCGGAAGGCACGATCGTCAACGCCGATATCTTCGGCTGGCTCGCCGACGGGGAACGCTGGTGGGAGGATGCGCGGCTCGCGCTCCATTCGCCGCTGCCGCGCGCCTGCCGCTACGAGAGCGAACCCTTCTGGTGCAACGAGAACGGTTTCTACGGCCATTGGCGGAACGACTATCTCAACGAGATGGATCTCACCGATTTCCACAAACGCTCGCTCTGCCACGCGGCGATCGTGATCCCTGTCCATCTGCCCTTCGGCCAGATTTCGGCGAACAGCTTCATCCCGTTCGATACCGAGCTGCGGGATCTCTCCGAACTGTTCGATGAATATGCCGAATTATTCGCGCAGGTGACCCGGCGCTTCATCGCCGGGTATGTCACGGTCATGCGATCGACCCGCCGCATTCCGTCGGACTGCGTGCTCTCCAAACGGGAGGTCGAATGCCTGCGCTGGGCGGCGATCGGCAAGACCGACAAGGAAATCAGCATGATCCTGTCTCGCAGCCACGCGACGGTCCGCTATCATGTGCATCGCGCGGCGGAAAAGCTCGATTCGGTCAATCGCAGCCAGACCATCTTCAAGGCCGGCCAGCTCGGCTATCTTGGAGCCAGCGACTAG
- a CDS encoding SDR family oxidoreductase, giving the protein MDVSKLMFRPGLMDGQRILVTGGGTGLGREMTEAFLKLGATVHICGRRAAKAQETADELIEAHGGTVVAHGCDIRDADAIDAMVDAIWEDGGALTGVVNNAAGNFISRTEDLSINGFNAIADIVFRGTFYVTHNVGKRLIAEGKKASFLSILTTWVWNGSAFVVPSAMSKSAINTMTQSLAVEWGRYGLRFNAIAPGAFPTKGMSARLAPGGRGGNDMSGGNPMGRVGEMYELANLATFLMAPGAEYVNGQTIAIDGAGYQANGGTFWGALSHLGDEEWEQIRAMIKGTNEKDKAERTT; this is encoded by the coding sequence ATGGATGTATCGAAATTGATGTTCCGTCCCGGACTCATGGACGGCCAACGCATATTGGTCACGGGCGGCGGCACCGGCCTTGGCCGCGAAATGACCGAAGCGTTCCTGAAGCTCGGCGCGACCGTGCATATCTGCGGGCGCCGCGCGGCAAAGGCTCAGGAAACAGCCGACGAACTCATTGAAGCACATGGTGGAACAGTCGTCGCGCATGGCTGCGACATTCGCGACGCGGATGCGATCGACGCGATGGTCGACGCGATCTGGGAAGACGGCGGCGCGCTTACCGGCGTGGTGAACAACGCGGCGGGCAATTTCATCAGCCGCACCGAGGACCTGTCGATCAACGGGTTCAACGCGATCGCCGATATCGTGTTTCGCGGCACCTTCTACGTCACCCACAATGTCGGAAAGCGGCTGATCGCGGAGGGCAAGAAGGCGAGCTTCCTCTCGATCCTGACGACCTGGGTGTGGAACGGTTCGGCATTCGTCGTCCCGTCCGCCATGTCCAAATCGGCCATCAACACGATGACCCAGAGCCTCGCGGTCGAATGGGGGCGCTATGGCCTGCGCTTCAACGCGATCGCCCCCGGCGCTTTCCCGACCAAGGGCATGAGCGCGCGACTCGCGCCGGGCGGCCGCGGCGGCAACGACATGTCGGGCGGCAATCCGATGGGCCGGGTCGGCGAGATGTACGAGCTCGCCAATCTCGCGACCTTCCTGATGGCGCCGGGCGCGGAATATGTGAATGGCCAGACCATCGCGATCGACGGCGCCGGCTATCAGGCGAATGGCGGCACCTTCTGGGGCGCCCTCTCGCATCTCGGCGACGAGGAATGGGAACAGATCCGCGCGATGATCAAGGGCACGAACGAGAAGGACAAGGCCGAGCGGACGACCTGA